DNA from Stigmatella erecta:
CCGGCTCCGGGAGCTGCTCGCGCGGGTGAAGGCGCTCGTGCGGCGCGGGGGCAGCCCGCCGCCGGAGCGGATGGGCTTCGCGGGCTTCTCGCTGGACCTGGGCCGGCGCCAGCTCACCCGGCCCGGCGGGGAGCCCGTGGAGCTGACGCGCACGGAGTTCGATCTGCTCGTCTTCCTGCTGCGCCACCAGGACCGGGCCCTGCCCCGGCAGGACATCCTGGATGCCGTCTGGGGCCAGGACGTGGTGGTGGACCCCCGGACGGTGGACAACTTCGTCTCCAGCCTCAAGAAGAAGCTCGGCTGGACGAGCACCTCCGGCTTCACCATCCACACCATCCGCGGGGTGGGCTACCGGATGGAGCTGGAGCCCATGACGAAACCATGACGGAACCATGGCCCCGCCCCGGCCATGGCCTCGCGCCTTTTGCCTACCTTGAACCGTGTCGCAGCAACACCGTTCAAGCGAGGCGCAAACCGATGTTCCAATCCGTCATCGAGCACAGGGGCATGTGGACAGGCCGTTTCAGCGCGGGCACCGCGGTGTCCGTGCTCCTGCACGCGGGGCTCCTGGCCGCCGCCGTGTTCCTCACCACCCGGCAGGAGTCCCAGGGGCCCCGCACCGAGCCCGTCCTC
Protein-coding regions in this window:
- a CDS encoding response regulator transcription factor; its protein translation is MSLPPPESAPRPSILIVEDDANLRLGLQDNLQDEGYEVATAASTAEADALLRGREFTLLILDVMLPGEDGYAFCRRLRAAGLRSMVLMLTARTLEDDILRGFEAGAQDYLTKPYRLRELLARVKALVRRGGSPPPERMGFAGFSLDLGRRQLTRPGGEPVELTRTEFDLLVFLLRHQDRALPRQDILDAVWGQDVVVDPRTVDNFVSSLKKKLGWTSTSGFTIHTIRGVGYRMELEPMTKP